Proteins encoded by one window of Lates calcarifer isolate ASB-BC8 linkage group LG7_1, TLL_Latcal_v3, whole genome shotgun sequence:
- the LOC108873817 gene encoding sine oculis-binding protein homolog isoform X2 — translation MPEMEKGRPPENKRSRKPAHPVKREINQEMKTFAESTMNELLGWYGYDKVDLRDSEANEIRNYRERRQHVSVLKENSLPKPKSLDTKVSHSVLAMKSGERESSSVPSSSPSSSSTSSSLATPKEHKSAPVIVPLIKPSAVEDVQNVQIVCVWCQKEGVKRYSLCMGSELKSFCSEKCFAACRRAYFKRNKARDEDLHGERSPQHPHTEDSPRLVLKINSNVRVCDWCKHVRHTKEYLDFGSGEERLQFCSTKCLNQYKMDVFYREARAALTSTSSSPSRTSQEGRADSSVTGQKLLTPESWNSNNSIGEARHRNLSPKGPTLIHASAESTSISSSEASSSSSSKVPVSGLRTLERPIQPPPPPPAVEVSPHPAPLPPLPPPRPSLEHQPVPQIPIPFIRPPLHAQGLKSPLANPPRHPGPPSSPIHRPPHSPHLQPPTSSSINPPGLMHPFPGAYFPGLHSPPLNMMPRGPVPMPPIMNFGIPSFSPLLPQPTVLVPYPIIVPLPVPIPIPIPIPVPSKAPIETPSHSGVIQPVPEGADRSRSRVTRPPSPGIPEGDSRLVANKLGAPLTQGLPSPSDPNSRDTDWVKSERPFPSPTSTLNSGTSSPRAQYNESPSSAPGSESLTDYKQQQSERQVIQRVLQRTQVKLEPSANGVVDLSGLTESGTGQGTRSGLHDIIRPTSSLPESPSHDTVYHHQDSHTPPSHTPPSPTGSNHPNDVTPSALKSQDYSPNGMSPSSAPSSPDSSLPQRVPVPPPDPTISELEAIKENKCSVVGPVRVEGPVGQLEEPLAVVGEVGEDPHVPDEDHAYALPTAPKTGGTTTPLLLPKLRDKGSLRSPANMPSAGDMEPALKRRCLRIRDQNK, via the exons ATGCCAGAGATGGAGAAAGGGAGACCACCGGAAAATAAACGCAGCAGGAAACCCGCGCACCCTGTAAAGAGGGAGATCAACCAGGAGATGAAG ACATTTGCAGAAAGCACCATGAATGAGCTCCTGGGATGGTACGGATACGACAAGGTAGATCTCAGAGACTCCGAGGCCAATGAGATCAGAAACTACAGAGAGAGGCGtcagcatgtgtctgtgctAAAAG AAAACTCATTGCCAAAACCCAAGAGCCTGGACACCAAAGTCAGTCACTCAGTCCTGGCCATGAAgagcggagagagagagtcctCCAGCGTCCCTTCCTCTTCGCCCTCCTCTTCGTCGACGAGTTCATCCCTGGCCACCCCCAAGGAGCACAAGAGTGCCCCTGTCATTGTTCCCCTTATAAAGCCATCAGCAG TGGAAGACGTACAGAATGTGCAgatagtgtgtgtttggtgcCAGAAGGAAGGTGTAAAACGCTACTCTCTATGCATGGGCTCAGAGCTCAAGAGCTTCTGCAGTGAAAAGTGTTTCGCCGCCTGCAGACGGGCCTACTTCAAACGCAATAAG GCCAGAGATGAAGACCTCCATGGTGAGAGATCCCCACAGCACCCCCATACAGAGGACTCGCCCAGACTGGTgttgaaaataaacagcaatgtCAGA GTATGTGATTGGTGCAAGCACGTCCGTCATACTAAAGAATACCTGGACTTTGGGTCTGGCGAGGAACGACTCCAGTTCTGCAGCACCAAGTGTCTGAATCAATACAAGATGGATGTTTTCTACAGAGAAGCCCGTGCAGCTCTCACCAGCACCAGCTCCAGCCCGAGCAGAACCAGCCAGGAGGGGAGGGCGGACAGCAGTGTCACTGGGCAAAAGCTACTCACTCCTGAATCTTggaacagcaacaacagtatAGGGGAAGCCCGTCACAGAAACCTCTCCCCTAAAGGTCCTACACTAATACATGCGTCAGCAGAAtccacctccatctcctcctcagaggcatcttcttcttcttcttccaagGTCCCTGTCTCTGGGCTGAGGACCCTGGAGAGACCCATccagcctcctccacctccacctgctgtgGAGGTGTCACCTCACCCcgctccccttcctcctctgcctcctcctcgcCCCAGTCTGGAACATCAACCAGTGCCTCAAATCCCCATTCCCTTCATTAGACCTCCTCTTCATGCTCAGGGCCTGAAAAGCCCCCTTGCCAACCCTCCCAGACACCCAGGACCCCCCTCCAGCCCCATCCACAGacctcctcactctcctcacCTGCAACCCCCAACCTCTTCCTCCATAAATCCCCCTGGACTGATGCACCCCTTTCCAGGAGCCTATTTCCCTGGTTTGCACTCCCCTCCTCTGAATATGATGCCAAGAGGTCCCGTCCCAATGCCTCCCATAATGAACTTTGGTATTCCTTCCTTTAGCCCCCTCCTGCCCCAGCCCACTGTCCTGGTCCCATATCCCATCATTGTTCCCCTACCTGTCCCTATACCCATTCCTATCCCTATTCCAGTCCCCTCTAAGGCACCCATAGAAACTCCGAGTCACAGTGGAGTTATCCAGCCTGTGCCAGAGGGGGCAGACAGGAGTAGATCCAGGGTTACCAGGCCGCCATCCCCAGGGATCCCAGAGGGGGACAGCAGATTGGTAGCCAACAAATTAGGTGCACCCTTGACTCAAGGTCTCCCCTCACCAAGTGACCCCAACTCAAGGGACACCGATTGGGTTAAATCAGAGAGGCCATTCCCGTCCCCAACATCCACACTCAATAGTGGAACATCCTCTCCCAGAGCACAGTATAATGAATCTCCTTCCTCAGCTCCAGGGTCGGAATCGCTGACAGACTataagcagcagcagtcagagcgACAAGTCATCCAAAGGGTTCTTCAGCGGACCCAAGTGAAGCTGGAGCCCAGTGCCAATGGAGTGGTGGACCTATCAGGGCTCACAGAGTCAGGAACTGGGCAGGGTACCAGATCAGGGCTCCACGACATCATCAGACCCACCTCTTCTCTACCAGAGTCCCCTTCACACGACACTGTCTACCACCACCAGGACTCCCACACTCCACCTTCACATACCCCTCCCAGCCCCACAGGAAGCAATCATCCAAACGATGTCACGCCCTCTGCTCTGAAATCTCAGGACTACAGTCCAAATGGGATGTCCCCCTCATCCGCACCCTCTAGTCCAGACTCCTCCCTACCCCAGAGAGTACCAGTGCCACCCCCTGACCCCACGATCAGTGAGCTGGAGGCCATCAAGGAGAACAAGTGCTCTGTTGTTGGCCCAGTGCGGGTTGAGGGCCCAGTCGGTCAGTTAGAAGAGCCCTTAGCAGTAGTTGGAGAAGTAGGGGAGGACCCCCATGTTCCTGATGAGGACCATGCCTATGCCCTGCCCACAGCGCCTAAGACAGGTGGGACCACCACCCCGCTGCTCTTGCCCAAACTCAGGGACAAGGGTAGCCTGCGGAGCCCTGCTAATATGCCCAGTGCTGGAGACATGGAGCCAGCTCTCAAGAGGCGATGCCTACGAATCCGAGATCAGAATAAGTAG
- the LOC108873817 gene encoding sine oculis-binding protein homolog isoform X1 — protein sequence MPEMEKGRPPENKRSRKPAHPVKREINQEMKTFAESTMNELLGWYGYDKVDLRDSEANEIRNYRERRQHVSVLKENSLPKPKSLDTKVSHSVLAMKSGERESSSVPSSSPSSSSTSSSLATPKEHKSAPVIVPLIKPSAVEDVQNVQIVCVWCQKEGVKRYSLCMGSELKSFCSEKCFAACRRAYFKRNKARDEDLHGERSPQHPHTEDSPRLVLKINSNVRSLSPVPQVCDWCKHVRHTKEYLDFGSGEERLQFCSTKCLNQYKMDVFYREARAALTSTSSSPSRTSQEGRADSSVTGQKLLTPESWNSNNSIGEARHRNLSPKGPTLIHASAESTSISSSEASSSSSSKVPVSGLRTLERPIQPPPPPPAVEVSPHPAPLPPLPPPRPSLEHQPVPQIPIPFIRPPLHAQGLKSPLANPPRHPGPPSSPIHRPPHSPHLQPPTSSSINPPGLMHPFPGAYFPGLHSPPLNMMPRGPVPMPPIMNFGIPSFSPLLPQPTVLVPYPIIVPLPVPIPIPIPIPVPSKAPIETPSHSGVIQPVPEGADRSRSRVTRPPSPGIPEGDSRLVANKLGAPLTQGLPSPSDPNSRDTDWVKSERPFPSPTSTLNSGTSSPRAQYNESPSSAPGSESLTDYKQQQSERQVIQRVLQRTQVKLEPSANGVVDLSGLTESGTGQGTRSGLHDIIRPTSSLPESPSHDTVYHHQDSHTPPSHTPPSPTGSNHPNDVTPSALKSQDYSPNGMSPSSAPSSPDSSLPQRVPVPPPDPTISELEAIKENKCSVVGPVRVEGPVGQLEEPLAVVGEVGEDPHVPDEDHAYALPTAPKTGGTTTPLLLPKLRDKGSLRSPANMPSAGDMEPALKRRCLRIRDQNK from the exons ATGCCAGAGATGGAGAAAGGGAGACCACCGGAAAATAAACGCAGCAGGAAACCCGCGCACCCTGTAAAGAGGGAGATCAACCAGGAGATGAAG ACATTTGCAGAAAGCACCATGAATGAGCTCCTGGGATGGTACGGATACGACAAGGTAGATCTCAGAGACTCCGAGGCCAATGAGATCAGAAACTACAGAGAGAGGCGtcagcatgtgtctgtgctAAAAG AAAACTCATTGCCAAAACCCAAGAGCCTGGACACCAAAGTCAGTCACTCAGTCCTGGCCATGAAgagcggagagagagagtcctCCAGCGTCCCTTCCTCTTCGCCCTCCTCTTCGTCGACGAGTTCATCCCTGGCCACCCCCAAGGAGCACAAGAGTGCCCCTGTCATTGTTCCCCTTATAAAGCCATCAGCAG TGGAAGACGTACAGAATGTGCAgatagtgtgtgtttggtgcCAGAAGGAAGGTGTAAAACGCTACTCTCTATGCATGGGCTCAGAGCTCAAGAGCTTCTGCAGTGAAAAGTGTTTCGCCGCCTGCAGACGGGCCTACTTCAAACGCAATAAG GCCAGAGATGAAGACCTCCATGGTGAGAGATCCCCACAGCACCCCCATACAGAGGACTCGCCCAGACTGGTgttgaaaataaacagcaatgtCAGA TCTCTCTCCCCTGTGCCGCAGGTATGTGATTGGTGCAAGCACGTCCGTCATACTAAAGAATACCTGGACTTTGGGTCTGGCGAGGAACGACTCCAGTTCTGCAGCACCAAGTGTCTGAATCAATACAAGATGGATGTTTTCTACAGAGAAGCCCGTGCAGCTCTCACCAGCACCAGCTCCAGCCCGAGCAGAACCAGCCAGGAGGGGAGGGCGGACAGCAGTGTCACTGGGCAAAAGCTACTCACTCCTGAATCTTggaacagcaacaacagtatAGGGGAAGCCCGTCACAGAAACCTCTCCCCTAAAGGTCCTACACTAATACATGCGTCAGCAGAAtccacctccatctcctcctcagaggcatcttcttcttcttcttccaagGTCCCTGTCTCTGGGCTGAGGACCCTGGAGAGACCCATccagcctcctccacctccacctgctgtgGAGGTGTCACCTCACCCcgctccccttcctcctctgcctcctcctcgcCCCAGTCTGGAACATCAACCAGTGCCTCAAATCCCCATTCCCTTCATTAGACCTCCTCTTCATGCTCAGGGCCTGAAAAGCCCCCTTGCCAACCCTCCCAGACACCCAGGACCCCCCTCCAGCCCCATCCACAGacctcctcactctcctcacCTGCAACCCCCAACCTCTTCCTCCATAAATCCCCCTGGACTGATGCACCCCTTTCCAGGAGCCTATTTCCCTGGTTTGCACTCCCCTCCTCTGAATATGATGCCAAGAGGTCCCGTCCCAATGCCTCCCATAATGAACTTTGGTATTCCTTCCTTTAGCCCCCTCCTGCCCCAGCCCACTGTCCTGGTCCCATATCCCATCATTGTTCCCCTACCTGTCCCTATACCCATTCCTATCCCTATTCCAGTCCCCTCTAAGGCACCCATAGAAACTCCGAGTCACAGTGGAGTTATCCAGCCTGTGCCAGAGGGGGCAGACAGGAGTAGATCCAGGGTTACCAGGCCGCCATCCCCAGGGATCCCAGAGGGGGACAGCAGATTGGTAGCCAACAAATTAGGTGCACCCTTGACTCAAGGTCTCCCCTCACCAAGTGACCCCAACTCAAGGGACACCGATTGGGTTAAATCAGAGAGGCCATTCCCGTCCCCAACATCCACACTCAATAGTGGAACATCCTCTCCCAGAGCACAGTATAATGAATCTCCTTCCTCAGCTCCAGGGTCGGAATCGCTGACAGACTataagcagcagcagtcagagcgACAAGTCATCCAAAGGGTTCTTCAGCGGACCCAAGTGAAGCTGGAGCCCAGTGCCAATGGAGTGGTGGACCTATCAGGGCTCACAGAGTCAGGAACTGGGCAGGGTACCAGATCAGGGCTCCACGACATCATCAGACCCACCTCTTCTCTACCAGAGTCCCCTTCACACGACACTGTCTACCACCACCAGGACTCCCACACTCCACCTTCACATACCCCTCCCAGCCCCACAGGAAGCAATCATCCAAACGATGTCACGCCCTCTGCTCTGAAATCTCAGGACTACAGTCCAAATGGGATGTCCCCCTCATCCGCACCCTCTAGTCCAGACTCCTCCCTACCCCAGAGAGTACCAGTGCCACCCCCTGACCCCACGATCAGTGAGCTGGAGGCCATCAAGGAGAACAAGTGCTCTGTTGTTGGCCCAGTGCGGGTTGAGGGCCCAGTCGGTCAGTTAGAAGAGCCCTTAGCAGTAGTTGGAGAAGTAGGGGAGGACCCCCATGTTCCTGATGAGGACCATGCCTATGCCCTGCCCACAGCGCCTAAGACAGGTGGGACCACCACCCCGCTGCTCTTGCCCAAACTCAGGGACAAGGGTAGCCTGCGGAGCCCTGCTAATATGCCCAGTGCTGGAGACATGGAGCCAGCTCTCAAGAGGCGATGCCTACGAATCCGAGATCAGAATAAGTAG